The following proteins come from a genomic window of Rutidosis leptorrhynchoides isolate AG116_Rl617_1_P2 chromosome 10, CSIRO_AGI_Rlap_v1, whole genome shotgun sequence:
- the LOC139872319 gene encoding uncharacterized protein isoform X1, which produces MTSGHLSAVQTPTLRTVVIPFTLLQDKDADLSAKIEEGFGPDGLGILSISHVPGYTLLRQNLLNLAPRLASLPDKVKKELEDPQSRYNFGWSHGKEKLESGKPDLLKGSFYANPILDKPTTDASLIQRYPAYCGSNIWPQTSMPELEFAFKALGKLILDVGLLVAHHCDKYVSKKLDTPLNEGIEQIVFRSRCHKGRLLYYFPAEKSNDPQDSDSMSSWCGWHTDHGSLTGLTYGMFTKGGIEIPCPDDTAGLYIKTRAGQIVKVVYKEDEIAYQIGNITEILSRGHLCATPHCVRAAKGEKAAGLERSTFALFMQPDWDEKLDFPETGHIHQELIQENESLTFGEYTEKLLDKYYHLKM; this is translated from the exons ATGACGTCAGGACATTTGTCAGCCGTACAGACTCCCACACTCCGTACTGTCGTCATTCCTTTTACACTCCTTCAA GATAAAGATGCTGATTTGTCAGCCAAAATTGAAGAAGGATTTGGACCAGATGGATTGGGTATTTTATCCATATCTCAT GTTCCTGGATACACTTTGTTGAGACAAAATCTTCTGAATCTTGCTCCTAG GTTGGCCAGCCTTCCTGATAAGGTGAAGAAGGAACTGGAAGATCCTCAAAGCCG ATATAACTTTGGATGGAGTCATGGGAAAGAGAAACTTGAATCTGGAAAACCAG ATCTGCTGAAAGGTTCCTTTTATGCGAATCCAATATTAGATAAACCTACTACTGATGCGTCGCTTATCCAAAG GTACCCTGCATATTGTGGATCAAACATTTGGCCTCAAACTAGTATGCCTGAACTCGAATTCG ctTTCAAAGCCCTTGGAAAGCTTATTCTAGATGTCGGCTTACTGGTAGCACATCACTGTGATAAATATG TGTCGAAAAAGTTAGATACGCCACTTAATGAAGGCATTGAACAGATTGTGTTTCGTTCCCGGTGTCATAAAGGCCGTTTGTTGTATTACTTTCCTGCTGAAAAAAG TAATGATCCTCAAGATAGTGACTCCATGTCATCATGGTGTGGCTGGCATACAGATCATGGTTCTCTAACTG GTCTTACGTATGGCATGTTCACTAAAGGTGGGATAGAAATACCTTGCCCTGATGATACAGCTGGACTCTACATCAAAACAAGAGCAGGTCAAATAGTCAAA GTGGTGTACAAAGAAGATGAAATCGCATACCAAATCGGTAACATAACTGAAATACTATCAAGAGGCCATCTTTGTGCAACACCTCACTGCGTCCGT GCAGCAAAAGGTGAAAAGGCAGCAGGACTCGAACGTTCCACATTTGCATTATTCATGCAACCCGACTG GGATGAAAAACTTGATTTTCCCGAGACGGGTCATATTCATCAAGAG TTGATACAAGAAAATGAATCGCTTACATTTGGGGAGTACACTGAGAAGCTTTTAGACAAGTATTATCATCTGAAAATGTAG
- the LOC139872319 gene encoding uncharacterized protein isoform X2 — MTSGHLSAVQTPTLRTVVIPFTLLQDKDADLSAKIEEGFGPDGLGILSISHVPGYTLLRQNLLNLAPRLASLPDKVKKELEDPQSRYNFGWSHGKEKLESGKPDLLKGSFYANPILDKPTTDASLIQRYPAYCGSNIWPQTSMPELEFAFKALGKLILDVGLLVAHHCDKYVSKKLDTPLNEGIEQIVFRSRCHKGRLLYYFPAEKSNDPQDSDSMSSWCGWHTDHGSLTGLTYGMFTKGGIEIPCPDDTAGLYIKTRAGQIVKVVYKEDEIAYQIGNITEILSRGHLCATPHCVRVTKGEKAAGLERSTFALFMQPDWDEKLDFPETGHIHQELIQENESLTFGEYTEKLLDKYYHLKM, encoded by the exons ATGACGTCAGGACATTTGTCAGCCGTACAGACTCCCACACTCCGTACTGTCGTCATTCCTTTTACACTCCTTCAA GATAAAGATGCTGATTTGTCAGCCAAAATTGAAGAAGGATTTGGACCAGATGGATTGGGTATTTTATCCATATCTCAT GTTCCTGGATACACTTTGTTGAGACAAAATCTTCTGAATCTTGCTCCTAG GTTGGCCAGCCTTCCTGATAAGGTGAAGAAGGAACTGGAAGATCCTCAAAGCCG ATATAACTTTGGATGGAGTCATGGGAAAGAGAAACTTGAATCTGGAAAACCAG ATCTGCTGAAAGGTTCCTTTTATGCGAATCCAATATTAGATAAACCTACTACTGATGCGTCGCTTATCCAAAG GTACCCTGCATATTGTGGATCAAACATTTGGCCTCAAACTAGTATGCCTGAACTCGAATTCG ctTTCAAAGCCCTTGGAAAGCTTATTCTAGATGTCGGCTTACTGGTAGCACATCACTGTGATAAATATG TGTCGAAAAAGTTAGATACGCCACTTAATGAAGGCATTGAACAGATTGTGTTTCGTTCCCGGTGTCATAAAGGCCGTTTGTTGTATTACTTTCCTGCTGAAAAAAG TAATGATCCTCAAGATAGTGACTCCATGTCATCATGGTGTGGCTGGCATACAGATCATGGTTCTCTAACTG GTCTTACGTATGGCATGTTCACTAAAGGTGGGATAGAAATACCTTGCCCTGATGATACAGCTGGACTCTACATCAAAACAAGAGCAGGTCAAATAGTCAAA GTGGTGTACAAAGAAGATGAAATCGCATACCAAATCGGTAACATAACTGAAATACTATCAAGAGGCCATCTTTGTGCAACACCTCACTGCGTCCGTGTAA CAAAAGGTGAAAAGGCAGCAGGACTCGAACGTTCCACATTTGCATTATTCATGCAACCCGACTG GGATGAAAAACTTGATTTTCCCGAGACGGGTCATATTCATCAAGAG TTGATACAAGAAAATGAATCGCTTACATTTGGGGAGTACACTGAGAAGCTTTTAGACAAGTATTATCATCTGAAAATGTAG